Proteins encoded together in one Astatotilapia calliptera chromosome 7, fAstCal1.2, whole genome shotgun sequence window:
- the LOC113026891 gene encoding proteoglycan 4-like — translation MGNRLSRRRETPASTHETVAVEEKTTKEPGNDSAVTQTHEAAKTEDLDVVVGEPVTPVACLPNEECVADFKEAEASSASAPKNDTEPAPMVKEAPVQPEPQVSASTPSPSEPAAEAELAPDSEPDIEIVQPSSEPAPPSVEHLEQQPDQLTQDSLHEPVLSSPPLTNSGSPDFAPSQDPIPVPVNPDEPSDLPAGEECQDGDEAADISMLEPEKPAEAHLEKPMEVEAEESLEKLGSDVNEESISETPKNSELRGNDLGSDLIPRDVNVPDDTPITDMSTSTELM, via the coding sequence ATGGGAAACAGGCTCAGCAGAAGGCGAGAAACCCCAGCCAGCACCCATGAAACTGTGGCTGTTGAAGAGAAGACCACAAAGGAGCCAGGAAACGACTCTGCAGTTACACAGACTCACGAAGCCGCCAAAACGGAGGATCTAGATGTGGTGGTGGGAGAGCCAGTGACACCAGTGGCATGTTTACCCAATGAAGAATGTGTCGCGGATTTTAAAGAAGCAGAGGCTTCCAGTGCCTCAGCCCCGAAAAATGATACAGAACCAGCACCTATGGTAAAGGAAGCCCCAGTCCAACCTGAACCTCAGGTCTCAGCCAGCACACCTTCACCTTCAGAACcagctgctgaagctgagcTTGCTCCTGACTCCGAACCAGACATTGAGATAGTCCAGCCCAGCTCAGAGCCAGCACCACCCTCAGTGGAGCATCTGGAGCAGCAGCCGGATCAACTAACACAAGATTCTCTCCATGAACCGGTTCTTTCTTCGCCCCCTTTGACCAACTCTGGTTCCCCTGATTTCGCGCCCTCCCAAGATCCCATCCCTGTCCCAGTCAATCCAGACGAGCCATCAGACCTCCCAGCTGGTGAGGAATGCCAAGATGGGGATGAGGCTGCTGACATTTCCATGCTTGAGCCAGAGAAGCCAGCAGAAGCGCATCTGGAAAAGCCGATGGAGGTGGAGGCTGAAGAGAGTTTGGAGAAGCTTGGAAGTGATGTCAACGAGGAAAGCATTAGTGAAACCCCAAAGAACTCGGAGCTGAGAGGAAATGACCTTGGCAGTGACCTCATTCCAAGAGATGTCAATGTCCCTGATGACACTCCCATCACAGACATGAGCACATCTACTGAGCTGATGTGA